tttgatagtgtggacagagctttacatctttaaataaatatgtatgtatgttttgtttgttttaacaaGCACAAAATGGTTAATCTCAGTCACTCGTGaacatgcccatatatggacatgacgatgtcatatcactaccatatttagggatatcactaccatatttgggcacatcacactgtttgtATATGAAAGTTGTGTTTGAATTGGCAGGTCCTCTTCTACACTGCTGGACAAAAACTgtgatttatttatagttataggTTGGCCTAGAAATAAGgggttttaaaaagaaaataataaatatgtaatttCTAGGTTTTTATTGATATGTTAgcaacaaatatatttatattaaaatacttGAAGAAAGTGGTTTAATTAATTGTTGtaataatggtttttttttgtcagaaaacatatttttaaacaaatttattgtCTTTCGTTGgaattaattaaaactaattaattttaaatttaaacattaaacataggcctaatatgagATTTAATTTTTTGCAACACAAACAATTTccctctaaagctctgtctacactatcaaactttatgcgacaaaaaaatgtgatgtgcccatatatagacatgatgatgtcatatcactaccgtatttgggcacatcacactagtttgatagtgtagacagagctttatgattTTTGATGGCCAGTTAGACTTATGATGACGCTTTGGGGTACGTAAGGAGAATCTTCTGCATCATAATCTGGGTATAATtcaaatctgtaaaaaaaagttatttgtaatttataattataaattatttcctTCATGTACACACGTACATTATTACATAATGTTTATTGCTTTGTACCTAACCTCACACCTTATGTCACATGTCTATAGTCCAAAAGTGTGTACCGTATTCAGTACACTTTAACGGAGGCAATGTAGACATAGTTTGTTAGTtggtgttaagctctgtctacactatcaaactttatgtgacaacaaaaatgtgatgtgcccataatggacatgatgatgtcatatcactaccatatttaggcataccaataccatatttgggcacatcacactttttgtcatagacttgccccaagtctgtatttattgtcttttttttatttgtttttatttcgaccgcgatttttgtctgaaaatacatccaaactcaagtaatacacgtatgaaacgccatatgtgcaaaaatatttatatttttactaatattaagacaaaactccgtctggagcccagactattTTTGTCAATGAAAGGAATGTTATAATAAGCCGCACCTGCATGCAACATGTTACAAAATACTTACCTAAAACTACTATTCTTTTGTTTACGGAGACAGACTTCACGTTGTATGGCTTCTAGGCCTTCTTTGGCAATCCACAGGTAAGTTAATCGTAACACAATTAGGCTAGGAAGAAACTTTAATGTTGATGCCAATATATCCGCAGTTGTCTTTGTAACCTCGTGTTTCTTTGCCTCTTCAGCAGCCAAACCGAGCCTGCCTTGTAAACGCAATGATCGTAAGTTACTTAGATTCGGCAGTAGATTCGTAGCTATTGCATTAAACACACTGTCAATTATCGGCGAAAACAATCCGTCTATGAAAAGAAGTTGAAGATTTTCGAACCGGTTAAGACATTGTAtgcattttgtaactttctcatAAGGCAGATGAAAATCGAATGTAATGTTTAACCGTCCAAGATTAGAAATACTTTGCAAGCCATCGACAAAATCGTCAACGGCATCTTGTAGTAGTAGATTTGTACGTACGTAGAGTCTCTCATTTCAGATTCTTGCCAAGAAGAGACATGCTATTTGATGTCAGATGTGTTGTTTCAAGATCTAGTCTAGTTAAATTTGGAACGCAGTGAAGTTGTTCAACGATCTCTCCAATTTCCTGCAGTTTATTCTTAGGAAGATTCAATGTGCGAAGTTCATGTAACGACCCTAACATTTTTCCTATAAAGGAACAATGTTGGACTTCCAATGACGTACATCCCAGATCTACTTTCCTCAGTGACGTCATAGTTGTTAAATTTTTGCAAAGTAACTCGCAGTTATTTGAGAGATTGACGCCATTGATGGTGAAATTTGTTATTCTAGTGAAAGGTATGTTTTGTATTACTTTTTCCATAAAGATATAGTCACCTTTCCAAGTTTCCATAAACTTGCAAAGTTTTGAAAAAGCAAGTGTACGAGCCAATGATAGATGTGGGATACCTTGTGGTAACATGTTCTTAACCTGTTCAAAGATTGCTTGAAGCTTTTCCTCAGGTTCATTGGAGAGCAATTGACATCTTTTGTAGTACTGTTTACCAACTGCTTCAAATTCTCCCCACAAAATATCAATATCACTATTCGTGTCCGCACTATAACAGCCAATCTTAAAATCTAAGATACGCAATTGATGAGGACAGAAATCACTTGATGGTTTCCCGCAGTGTGGACAGCCGTTTAATGCTCCTCCAAACTTTAACATATAAGCCAAAGCATGTAAAGTCATTGATGTAGCATTCGTAAAGTGGGCATTACACTTCTCAAACACATCGTTTAATAAGTGATTAAAACGTCCTTTTGATTTACTTTCCATGTTACATTTTACAAGCAGTTCAAGGAACTCTTGGAACTCTTTTGTTTTTGGTAAATCTAATTTATTGTCATTAAAATCGCTTAAATCCTGTGTATTTTGCACAATGCGCAAGAGACATTTGGTAGGAACTTCTGAAACCACGGGAACTTTGGACCCACTTAAAAACCGTAGAGGTAGTTCGAAATCAAGGCAGGTTTGAATGTCAGGAATCGTCTGCTCACAGATTTGGTTCAGTGAATTAATTTCTTTACTTGCTAGATATCTTGCTGCAAACCATTCTTGGAAAGTTTTGTGAAAAAACTCATAATAGTTTTTTATTAATGGCAAACTACTCAATCCCGCCGGAAATGAAGTTTGATCTTCAGATTCAGTGGTGAGATTTATCTGTAAAAGTAATCCCATCTTACAAGCATTCCTTAAGACATTGGCGTCGATATATTCTCCTTCTTCAAAGCACATTTGCTTGTTCCGCAAACCATAGAAAGCCAGTTTGGCGAGTTTGTC
This region of Antedon mediterranea chromosome 8, ecAntMedi1.1, whole genome shotgun sequence genomic DNA includes:
- the LOC140057850 gene encoding NLR family CARD domain-containing protein 4-like isoform X2; the encoded protein is MNNSVCVFNSTVDNINVNIRSRSTDPSSNTPIKIHVGEGGHVQHFNTTTVIQPDEPQLLTEQELIRCRNQLRQYYKSNCKIRLLPWMTRDPRNRLEMKNLFISLYLICEVPNAIEVSVQVQHYKEVLPSSSPYRALIRGKAGAGKTTLLEKLALDWAEEKLPHTHNEIPLLFLIRMKSVVKGDTLINAIFKQRLLGIEIERMFKTKLSNYIDNNSDKVIILVDAVDEYGGEYGTDEPGEIENIIRNEYLSEACVIATTRPWRAFQIIDKSPDVYIGQNYEVKGYTQVQVKEYVEQFFGSKVEMANTLLNQMNMTGISTGIATIPVMCMLICILYRDHKAVLPDTISDLYELLYEYLMQCNRKDNLEQVSERDKVETVDKLAKLAFYGLRNKQMCFEEGEYIDANVLRNACKMGLLLQINLTTESEDQTSFPAGLSSLPLIKNYYEFFHKTFQEWFAARYLASKEINSLNQICEQTIPDIQTCLDFELPLRFLSGSKVPVVSEVPTKCLLRIVQNTQDLSDFNDNKLDLPKTKEFQEFLELLVKCNMESKSKGRFNHLLNDVFEKCNAHFTNATSMTLHALAYMLKFGGALNGCPHCGKPSSDFCPHQLRILDFKIGCYSADTNSDIDILWGEFEAVGKQYYKRCQLLSNEPEEKLQAIFEQVKNMLPQGIPHLSLARTLAFSKLCKFMETWKGDYIFMEKVIQNIPFTRITNFTINGVNLSNNCELLCKNLTTMTSLRKVDLGCTSLEVQHCSFIGKMLGSLHELRTLNLPKNKLQEIGEIVEQLHCVPNLTRLDLETTHLTSNSMSLLGKNLK